A genomic window from Stigmatopora argus isolate UIUO_Sarg chromosome 13, RoL_Sarg_1.0, whole genome shotgun sequence includes:
- the gpr143 gene encoding G-protein coupled receptor 143, whose protein sequence is MASPRLETFCCSNRDAATELVVTFQPLLFGVLTAASAGVSALFALLQILPKRKGYRRLGQYPLPRPASSSRILLIISVCDILGCAGIVLRSSLWVGLPNVVEQISVANSTDAWPDVLCLGSAMWIQLFYSASFWWTFCYAVDVFLVVKTSAGISTIILYHMITWGLALLLCVEGVAMLYYPSISNCEQGFQHAIPHYVTTYAPMLLVLVANPIFFNRTTSAVTSLLKGRQGIYTENERRLATAIKIRFFKIMLVFFICWIPNIINESLLFYLEMQGNINDGTLRNIRNAALITWFIMGILNPMQAFLNTLAFHGWTGFDVDLSPRGRRDPIWESASTSAANGGGRDSMLGTALLYQSHVQEAKKNMNGNGQLQSDAISILSEGSESSTVEIHISSELPDYGGIDADEESLGTSGKH, encoded by the exons ATGGCGTCCCCGCGGCTGGAGACCTTTTGCTGCTCTAACAGAGACGCGGCCACCGAGCTGGTGGTCACCTTCCAGCCACTCCTTTTCGGCGTTCTCACGGCGGCCAGCGCGGGGGTCAGCGCGCTCTTTGCCCTGCTGCAGATTCTGCCCAAGAGGAAAGGCTACAGGCGGCTCGGGCAGTATCCGCTGCCCAGACCCGCGTCGTCCTCGAGGATACTTTTGATCATCAGCGTCTGTGACATTTTGGGATGCGCAG GTATTGTTTTGAGGTCTTCTCTATGGGTGGGCCTCCCCAATGTAGTGGAACAGATCTCCGTAGCCAACAGCACCGACGCTTGGCCGGACGTCCTCTGCCTCGGCAGTGCA ATGTGGATCCAGTTGTTCTACAGCGCTTCCTTCTGGTGGACCTTTTGCTATGCAGTCGACGTCTTTCTGGTGGTTAAGACATCGGCGGGAATCAG CACTATTATCCTGTATCACATGATCACATGGGGTCTGGCTTTACTGTTGTGTGTGGAGGGCGTGGCCATGCTTTACTACCCCTCCATTTccaa ttgtgAACAAGGCTTCCAGCACGCTATCCCTCACTACGTGACCACATATGCACCCATGCTGTTAGTCCTTGTAGCCAACCCCATTTTCTTCAATCGAACAACCTCTGCAG TGACATCACTGCTGAAAGGACGTCAAGGAATCTACACGGAAAACGAGCGTCGGCTAGCTACCGCTATTAAAATACGCTTCTTTAAAATTATGCTAGTCTTCTTTATTTG CTGGATTCCCAACATCATCAACGAGAGCCTCCTTTTCTACCTGGAGATGCAGGGAAACATCAATGACGGCACCCTGAGGAATATCAGGAATGCTGCTCTTATCACGTGGTTTATTATG GGAATCCTGAACCCAATGCAAGCCTTCCTCAACACGCTAGCCTTCCACGGCTGGACAGGTTTCGACGTGGACCTGAGCCCACGAGGTCGCAGGGACCCCATATGGGAGTCGGCGTCCACATCGGCGGCCAACGGGGGTGGTCGTGACTCCATGCTGGGCACGGCCCTGCTCTACCAGAGTCATGTGCAGGAGGCCAAGAAGAACATGAATGGCAACGGGCAGCTACAGTCGGACGCCATCAGCATCCTCTCAGAAG GTTCAGAATCTAGCACAGTTGAAATCCACATATCCAGCGAGCTACCAGACTATGGCGGTATAGACGCTGATGAGGAATCCTTGGGGACGTCAGGGAAGCACTAG
- the tbl1x gene encoding F-box-like/WD repeat-containing protein TBL1X — MSITSDEVNFLVYRYLQESGFSHSAFTFGIESHISQSNINGTLVPPAALISILQKGLQYVEAEISINEDGTVFDGRPIESLSLIDAVMPDVVQTRQQAFRDKLAQQQAGCTMAASTSGNQSIAPKNGDATVNGEENGTHNLNNHCESMDMDVDVEIPASKATVLRGHESEVFICAWNPVSDLLASGSGDSTARIWNLNENNNSNSTQLVLRHCIREGGQDVPSNKDVTSLDWNSDGTLLATGSYDGFARIWTKDGNLASTLGQHKGPIFALKWNKKGNSILSAGVDKTTIIWDAHTGEAKQQFPFHSAPALDVDWQNNTTFASCSTDMCIHVCRLGSDRPLKTFQGHTNEVNAIKWDPSGMLLASCSDDMTLKIWSMKQESCVHDLQAHSKEIYTIKWSPTGPGTSNPNSNIMLASASFDSTVRLWDVERGVCIHTLTKHQEPVYSVAFSPDGKHLASGSFDKCVHIWNTTSGALVHSYRGTGGIFEVCWNSTGDKVGASASDGSVCVLDLRK; from the exons ATGAGTATTACCAGTGACGAGGTGAACTTCTTGGTCTACAGATACCTCCAAGAATCAG GTTTCTCCCACTCAGCGTTCACCTTTGGCATTGAGAGCCATATCAGCCAATCCAACATCAATGGAACACTAGTGCCCCCTGCAGCCCTCATCTCCATCCTGCAGAAAGGGCTCCAATATGTAGAGGCAGAGATTAGCATCAATGAA GACGGAACGGTGTTTGACGGGCGGCCAATCGAGTCGCTGTCGCTCATCGACGCCGTGATGCCAGATGTGGTGCAGACGCGGCAGCAGGCCTTCCGCGACAAACTGGCCCAGCAGCAGGCCGGCTGCACCATGGCGGCCTCCACTTCCGGCAACCAATCCATCGCGCCAAAGAACGGGGACGCCACTGTCAACGGCGAGGAGAACGGCACGCACAATTTGA ATAACCATTGCGAGTCGATGGACATGGATGTGGACGTGGAGATCCCCGCTAGCAAAGCCACGGTGCTGCGAGGTCATGAGTCGGAAGTCTTCATCTGTGCCTGGAACCCTGTCAGTGATCTGCTGGCCTCCGG TTCGGGGGACTCCACTGCCAGAATCTGGAACCTCAACGAGAATAACAACTCCAACTCCACCCAGCTTGTGCTGCGCCACTGTATTCGAGAAGGTGGGCAGGACGTCCCCAGCAACAAAGATGTCACGTCATTAGATTGGAAT AGTGATGGGACGCTCCTAGCAACGGGATCATACGACGGCTTCGCCAGGATATGGACGAAGGACG GAAATCTGGCAAGCACCTTGGGACAGCACAAGGGGCCAATATTTGCACTCAAGTGGAACAAGAAGGGGAACTCCATTCTCAGTGCTGGTGTAGATAAG ACGACAATCATTTGGGACGCGCACACAGGAGAAGCCAAACAGCAGTTCCCCTTCCACTCAG CTCCGGCTCTAGATGTGGACTGGCAGAACAACACCACCTTTGCCTCGTGCAGCACTGACATGTGCATCCACGTGTGTCGCCTCGGCAGCGACCGGCCACTCAAGACCTTCCAGGGTCACACG AACGAAGTTAATGCCATTAAGTGGGATCCTTCGGGAATGCTGCTCGCCTCATGCTCGGACGACATGACCTTAAAG ATCTGGAGTATGAAACAAGAATCGTGCGTCCACGACCTCCAGGCGCATAGTAAAGAAATCTACACTATTAAATGGAGTCCGACTGGGCCCGGCACCAGCAATCCCAACTCCAACATCATGCTTGCCAG CGCGTCATTTGACTCGACGGTACGGCTGTGGGACGTCGAACGAGGGGTCTGCATCCATACGTTGACCAAGCACCAGGAGCCCGTCTACAGCGTGGCCTTTAGCCCGGATGGCAAGCATCTCGCCAGCGGCTCCTTTGACAAGTGTGTGCACATTTGGAACACGACG AGCGGGGCCTTGGTGCATAGCTACAGAGGTACCGGTGGGATCTTTGAAGTGTGTTGGAATAGCACCGGTGACAAAGTTGGTGCCAGCGCGTCAGATGGTTCA GTGTGCGTTCTGGACCTCCGGAAATAG